The genomic stretch CATGGCCCTGGGCGCGGCGGAGTACCTGGTGAAGCCGTTCGTGCCGGGCAGCCTGGAAGGGCTCCTGCGGCGGTACCTGAAGCTCCCGTGATGACCGGCGCCAAGGCATTGGCGGAGTTCGTCGCCGAGGCCACGGAGATCCTGGATGCCCTCGGGCGGGACCTGCTCGCCCTGGACGAGGTGCGCGGGCGCGACGACGCGGACCCCGAGCGGGTCAACGGCCTGTTCCGCGCGGCGCACTCGCTCAAGGGGCTGGCGGGCCTGTTCGGGCAGGAGCGCATCGCTCGGCTGGCGAACGGCGCCGAGGACCTGCTGGACCGGCTGCGACTGGGGCGCCTGCGGCTGGACGACGCGGTGCTGGACTCGCTGGTGGACGCGCTGGACACGTTCCAGTCCCTCCTGGCCGAAGCGTCGCGAGGCGAGGAGACGGACGGCCTGAGCCGGCGCGCCGAGGACATGGCGACGCGGCTGGCCCGACTGGGTTCGCCGCCGCGCGCCGCCGAGGAGGATCCGCTCGAGCGGTTGGAGCTGGACCCGCAGGTCCGCGCCGTCTTCACCGAGTACGAGGAGCACCGGCTGCGCGAGAACGTGCGCCGGGAGGTGTCGCTCTGGCGGGTGCGTGCCGCGTTCGATTTGTCCGATTTTGATCAAGGGCTGGCGGACCTGAACGCGCGCCTCAAGCCGCTCGGGGAGATCATCAGCACCTTGCCGTCGGCGCGGCCGGGCGGGGTGAACGGCATCGCGTTCGATCTCATCTTCGGCGCGCAGGTCAACGGCGACGCGCTCACGGCGGGGCTGCTGGGCACTCCCGCGGAGCTGTTCCAGCTTCCGGTGCGTCCGGTGCTCGGGGCGATGCCCGTGGCGGCGGTGGCTCCGACCGAGGCCGCTCCCAGCCCGAAGGCACGACGCGGAGGCGGCCGGAAGAAGGCGGCCCGCGCGCCGACTCCCTCGGAAGAGCCCCCGGTGCTCCCAGCGACGGAGGGCAAGACGGGCGAGGCTCCTCGCCCCGCGCCCGTGGCTCCGCCGCGCATGCGCGCCGTGCCGGCGGTGGAGAGCGCGGCACCCGTGGTGACAGAGGCCGGCTCGGCGCGTCCCGAGGTGGAGCCGTCGCTGCGCTCGCTGACGCAGACGGTGCGCGTGGACATCGGGCGGCTGGATGGGCTCATCAACATGGTGGGAGAGCTCCTGCTCATCAAGGCGAACCTCCAGCGGCTCGCGGAGACGACGCGGCAGGATGGCGCCATCGCGGTGTCGAAGCTCTTCGGGCAAGAGCTGGCGCGCGAGACGCGGCAGCTCGAGCGCAAGCTGGAGGCGCTCCAGGAAGGGCTGCTCGAGGCGCGCATGGTGCCGGTGGGTCAGGTGTTCGACAAGCTGGCCCGACTGGTGCGTCGCATCGCCCGCGATGCGGGGAAGGAGATCGACTTCGTCATCAGCGGCGGCGAGGTCGAGCTGGACAAGCTCATCGTCGAGGAGCTGAGCGATCCGCTCATGCACCTCATCCGCAACGCCATCGACCATGGCGCGGAGCCTCCGGAGGCGCGGCTCGCGGCGGGCAAGTCGCGGCGCGCGGTGGTGCAGCTGCACGCCGAGCAGAAGGGCAACCACGTCGTCATCAGCGTGAGCGACGACGGCTCGGGCATCGACGAGACCGGGGTGCGAGACGTGGCGCTCGCGCGGCGGCTCGTCACGCCCGCGCAGGCGGCGGAGATGAGCCGTCGTGAGCTGCTCAACCTCATCTTCCTGCCTGGCTTCTCCACGCGCGACCGGGTGAGCGAGCTGTCCGGCCGAGGCGTGGGCCTGGACGTGGTGAAGAACAACCTGGGCAACCTGTCCGGCATCATCGACGTGTGGAGCGAGCGAGGGCGCGGCACCGCGTTCCACCTGACCTTGCCGGTGACGCTGGCCATCATCCGCGCGCTGGTGGTGGGCGTGAGCGGCCGCACGTAC from Myxococcaceae bacterium JPH2 encodes the following:
- a CDS encoding chemotaxis protein CheA; its protein translation is MMTGAKALAEFVAEATEILDALGRDLLALDEVRGRDDADPERVNGLFRAAHSLKGLAGLFGQERIARLANGAEDLLDRLRLGRLRLDDAVLDSLVDALDTFQSLLAEASRGEETDGLSRRAEDMATRLARLGSPPRAAEEDPLERLELDPQVRAVFTEYEEHRLRENVRREVSLWRVRAAFDLSDFDQGLADLNARLKPLGEIISTLPSARPGGVNGIAFDLIFGAQVNGDALTAGLLGTPAELFQLPVRPVLGAMPVAAVAPTEAAPSPKARRGGGRKKAARAPTPSEEPPVLPATEGKTGEAPRPAPVAPPRMRAVPAVESAAPVVTEAGSARPEVEPSLRSLTQTVRVDIGRLDGLINMVGELLLIKANLQRLAETTRQDGAIAVSKLFGQELARETRQLERKLEALQEGLLEARMVPVGQVFDKLARLVRRIARDAGKEIDFVISGGEVELDKLIVEELSDPLMHLIRNAIDHGAEPPEARLAAGKSRRAVVQLHAEQKGNHVVISVSDDGSGIDETGVRDVALARRLVTPAQAAEMSRRELLNLIFLPGFSTRDRVSELSGRGVGLDVVKNNLGNLSGIIDVWSERGRGTAFHLTLPVTLAIIRALVVGVSGRTYAVPLNSVLEILAVRPEDISTVERREVLDLRGQTLPFLRLARLFHLPERPVGRHFVVVVGLAQQRMGIAVDELHGQQDIVTKPLGGRLRSVRGISGATDLGNRRTVLVLDVAELLEEGIAQERRRA